TGGATGGAACATTGTTCTCTAACTTTtcgtttttttccctttcccaCAGCATGCATGCTTTACACAATCCAGAGCACATTTGATGACATTGAGGGTAAACTCGTGGCAGATCTGGGATGTGGCTGCGGTGTCCTCAGCATCGGGGCTGCGATGCTCGATGCAGGGTGAGGGCATCTGACCAAATCCTCACGAAACTGTTTTAAAGTTGTCTCACTCGTCACCGcctgctctcactctctcctctgcagtttGTGCGTTGGCTTCGACATTGACGAAGATGCACTGGACATATTCAGAAGAAATGCGGAGGAGTTTGAGATTTCGAACGTGGATCTGGTCCAGTGTGACCTGTGTTCTCTGGAGCCAGATGCTTATGCCAAAAAGTTTGACACTGTAATAATGAATCCACCATTTGGGACAAAACACAACCAAGGTGAGTGCTCAATTTAAAGGCGCTGCACCAGTGGTTTAGTGTTGCAAATCCATTAAGTTGGGGGACTTCTGAAAGAAGGCGGCGAGATTTTCTCAGACCAAGCTATAGTCAAGATCCAGAAATGTTTGATACTGCAGATGGGCTAGATACCCATGTTTACAACTTCATGTCATCTGAACAACTTTGGACAATTGCATGATTACaagatttgatttaaaaaacaacttatAGTCCACATatctttttccagagctttcagctctatctcctctttcttttcaggCACTTCTATTATCTAGTGCAAAGTCAGACATACAGTGTATGAGTTGTTAAGTAATCATAGAAATTCCCACAAAATTTGAAGGAGACATTAGAAGGTTCCCTTCAGAGCCACAAAAGGTATATGCTTTCACAGAGAAACTCTCCCTGTGATAAGTAAACTAATCTTCTTGTTCAGCAGAGTACCCCTTTAACCCCAAGCGTGGCCCTATCGTGTTGGATGTAGTCTTTATGTATGGATGTAGTCATTGCCTTTATTGCTTTGTTCAAGGGATGGACATGAAGTTCCTAAAAGCCGCTTTAACAATGGCAAAGACAGCAGTTTACTCGCTTCATAAAACATCAACACGGGAGGTAAGATCAGTACCCTCACCTGTTGACCATGTCCTTTCAATGACAAGGTCAAAACAAAGTCGAGTCCAAGTCAAATCTCAAGTCCTCATTTTTATGACTTAACTTTGATTCAAGTCTCATGTCTACATCTCTGGCATGACTACTGCGTGATGTGTAATTCCTTATCTGATTACAGCACATACAAAAGAAGGCAAATGACTGGGGAGTAAAGATGGAAGTAATAGCAGGTAAGAAAAATATAGTACATATTCTCCAgagttaaaatatttaaagtctGACTGTGTGCTTTCTGTACAGAGCTAAGATATGACTTGCCAGCATCTTACAAGTTCCACAAAAAGAAATCGGTGAGCTCATACACTCTGTCACATCACAGTCTCAGACAATACATGTTTTCCAGTAGGTATTTCAAGTTGTATTAgacagacacattaaaacagaTCTTGATTCATTTTTGAAtcaagattttaatgttttatttgctgCTGTATGCAAAAAATTAGCAAAGCAGATACTCTCATCACTCAATGTAGGaattctacaaaaaaaaaaaaaaaaaaacacaaaaataaacttcaCACAGTGGTGCACAGATTCTAGATGTCACACAGGTCtaacaaaaccaaataaaatgtCCCGGTGAAATTAAATTACTGTCCTTATGTTGatgataaaatcaaaacatcttAAGAGAAACATAGGTACACACATAATGTGGGAGGCACAATATAATACAGGGACTTAAAAGGCTGAAAACTGATGCCAAGCATTGCAAATTTTTCTCTAGGTTGACATCCAGGTGGACTTCCTACGATTCTCCAAAGCCTGAAGTTTTCACTGGAATGGATTTAAGTTGACTctgcattttcactgtttataataaatgttttcacaaaagaaaaaaccctGGGTGTGACCTCATGACTAAGATCCGTTTTCAGTTTTGGCAACCTTTGCTGCAGGACCATCAGCGTCTTCTAGTTCTCTCTTTGGTGCTGCAGGTGCTGGAGAAGAAGCACAAAGTAGATAAGAAGTGATTTAAACAGTTGAGAGTTGATAAATATCTCACTATCACACCAAATAAAGCAGCTCTGAAGATTCTGAACTTAccagcctcctcctcatcatcactgtcgAATTTCGTCTTTTTGCCTTGGTACTGAGTTCTGCCTTGATCTCTGCCACCTCTTCCCtttcgtcctcctcttcctctgccacctcctcttcctctgccaccTTTAAGGGATACAAAATGCATCAGTACCAAATAACTGACTGTCTTACATGGTTTGTTGATCTATAAATCATTCAGTTTGGAAATAGTATTTACCTCTGCCTTTGGACCTGCTGTATGATTCTTGCTGAGCTTCAATGATCTTCTTCAGTACCTCTTTTTCCTCGTCTCCCTCAAGCACCTGCCACGTAACACTGTTGTTCTTGATTTTCAGCTCCCCTTTATTTGCCTCTTTGGCTTTGTCGAACGCCTCCTTTGCATTTCCATCAAAAAGGAGGGTGCCCTTGTTGGAggtaaaaatacaacattttaattacCACATCTCCTCACCTTGAGCTCCAGACTTGAAAGGGTGGAGTTTATTTACCTCTTTGGCCCCTCTTGTGAAGTCAACCCACTTTATCTTTCCATGTCCAGAGAACAAATCATGAAAGTCCTCTCTTGAAACATCTGCAAGCTCTCCGGAAAACTTCAACAAGCAACCTGTCTGTTCATCCAAAAGCAGACCCTGcaacacaaatgacaaattattaTTAAGGTGACTGTGTTGTCATATGTATGGCAGAACATAAACTA
This genomic window from Lates calcarifer isolate ASB-BC8 linkage group LG1, TLL_Latcal_v3, whole genome shotgun sequence contains:
- the mettl5 gene encoding rRNA N6-adenosine-methyltransferase METTL5, yielding MMKLKELESCLQQVDAFEEPKILLEQYPTSPHIAACMLYTIQSTFDDIEGKLVADLGCGCGVLSIGAAMLDAGLCVGFDIDEDALDIFRRNAEEFEISNVDLVQCDLCSLEPDAYAKKFDTVIMNPPFGTKHNQGMDMKFLKAALTMAKTAVYSLHKTSTREHIQKKANDWGVKMEVIAELRYDLPASYKFHKKKSVDIQVDFLRFSKA